The following coding sequences are from one Nonlabens arenilitoris window:
- a CDS encoding glycoside hydrolase family 53 protein, translating to MKKHFYLILIFLLISCDSSENDRQSEPEPIDFYKGMDLSFLPEIESDGVVFKDENSQDIVDNYAYLKSRGVNLVRIRLWINNTSGLYNLNFVKDQALKAKAQGMDFLLDFHYSDTWADPGSQDIPNVWATLNITSLTESIKNYSQNVLQELVLQDTSPAIVQIGNETNNGMLWPLGQVYSSSGENWDNYIQLTKAAIEGVRQASPASQIMIHHAGIENADYFYEQLISRNVNFDIAGLSYYPWWHNNDIDFIENQLQSFATGITQKVMIVETAYPFTLNWDDQTNNIVGLQNQLITSYPATPAGQRTYMLRIHNMVKSLPGNKGIGYCYWAPDWVALSNNNNSSTNGSSWENLALFDFSHRVNTAIDIYELD from the coding sequence ATGAAAAAACACTTTTATCTCATCCTGATATTTTTATTAATCTCTTGTGATAGTAGTGAAAATGACAGGCAATCAGAACCAGAGCCTATTGATTTCTATAAAGGAATGGACCTTTCTTTTTTACCTGAAATAGAGTCAGACGGAGTAGTTTTTAAAGATGAGAATAGTCAAGATATCGTTGATAATTATGCGTATCTAAAAAGTCGTGGTGTTAACCTAGTACGTATACGTCTATGGATTAATAATACCAGCGGTCTTTACAACCTCAACTTTGTAAAAGATCAAGCGTTAAAGGCTAAAGCGCAAGGCATGGATTTTTTACTAGACTTTCATTATTCAGACACATGGGCAGATCCAGGATCACAAGATATACCAAATGTATGGGCAACGCTGAACATTACCTCACTGACCGAAAGTATTAAAAATTACTCGCAAAATGTGTTGCAAGAGCTCGTTCTTCAAGACACTTCTCCAGCGATAGTACAAATAGGTAATGAAACTAATAATGGAATGTTATGGCCGTTGGGCCAGGTGTATTCTTCTAGCGGTGAAAACTGGGATAATTATATTCAACTTACTAAAGCAGCTATTGAAGGAGTACGACAAGCCTCACCAGCTTCTCAAATCATGATTCATCATGCAGGTATAGAAAACGCAGATTATTTTTATGAGCAATTAATTTCACGTAATGTAAACTTTGACATTGCTGGTTTAAGTTATTATCCATGGTGGCATAATAATGATATCGATTTTATTGAAAATCAACTACAATCGTTTGCTACTGGGATCACTCAAAAGGTTATGATTGTTGAAACAGCCTATCCATTCACTCTCAACTGGGATGATCAAACTAACAACATTGTAGGATTACAAAATCAATTAATCACATCTTATCCTGCTACACCTGCTGGACAGCGCACCTATATGTTGCGCATTCATAATATGGTTAAGAGTTTGCCTGGCAATAAAGGAATAGGTTATTGTTACTGGGCACCGGATTGGGTCGCTCTTTCTAACAATAATAACTCGAGCACAAATGGCAGTAGCTGGGAGAACCTAGCTTTATTTGATTTTAGTCATAGAGTGAATACAGCTATCGACATTTATGAGTTAGATTAA
- a CDS encoding DEAD/DEAH box helicase, whose protein sequence is MKNFEELNLGTPLRNGINDLGFTTMTPIQEQAFPVILSGRDMIGIAQTGTGKTLGYMLPLLHELKYADTLDPRILILVPTRELVVQVVEQIEAYAAYINVRVLGVYGGTNINTQKKAVADGVDIIVATPGRLYDLIVAQTVRLKNCKKVVIDEVDVMLDLGFRFQLTNIFDHLPVKRQNIMFSATMTDQIEDFIKSYFFNPEKVSVAVSGTRLENITQTCYPVENFYTKANLLMDLLTDEEEFKKVLVFVGNKKSADRLQDYMLERYGDEIAVIHSNKTQNYRLRSIELFDSGERRILIATDVMARGLDLDKISHVINIDVPSFPENYMHRIGRSGRAEEKGKTILFYTEKEKDDKEAIEALMDYKIPEIPFPEEVEVSNQKTPEEKPVVRELFNPHKIIEEERGASFHEKSEKNKKVNLGGSYRREIAKKYKKPKTRGDKIANRRRKK, encoded by the coding sequence ATGAAGAATTTTGAGGAACTAAATCTGGGAACACCATTGCGCAATGGTATTAACGATTTAGGTTTTACCACGATGACACCTATTCAAGAGCAAGCTTTTCCGGTAATTTTATCGGGTAGAGACATGATAGGTATTGCTCAAACTGGTACTGGTAAAACACTAGGTTATATGTTGCCATTGCTTCATGAACTTAAATATGCAGACACTCTTGATCCTAGAATTTTAATTCTAGTACCTACTAGAGAACTAGTTGTTCAAGTTGTTGAGCAAATTGAAGCTTATGCTGCTTATATCAATGTTAGAGTGCTAGGTGTTTATGGTGGTACTAATATTAATACACAAAAGAAAGCTGTGGCTGATGGTGTTGATATTATCGTAGCAACTCCAGGGCGTCTTTATGATTTGATAGTTGCGCAAACCGTACGATTGAAAAATTGTAAGAAGGTAGTCATTGATGAGGTAGATGTAATGCTAGATTTAGGTTTTAGATTTCAATTAACTAACATTTTTGATCACCTACCTGTTAAGCGTCAGAACATCATGTTCAGCGCAACGATGACAGATCAAATAGAAGATTTTATTAAATCATATTTCTTTAATCCAGAAAAAGTATCAGTAGCGGTAAGTGGTACAAGATTAGAAAATATCACTCAAACCTGTTACCCAGTAGAGAATTTTTATACTAAAGCTAATCTATTAATGGATTTGCTTACAGATGAAGAAGAATTTAAAAAAGTACTTGTTTTTGTAGGAAATAAAAAGAGTGCAGATCGTTTACAAGATTATATGCTGGAACGATATGGTGATGAGATCGCCGTTATACATTCTAATAAAACACAAAATTATAGATTACGTTCTATAGAGCTCTTTGATAGTGGTGAACGTCGCATCTTAATAGCTACAGACGTGATGGCGCGTGGATTAGACTTAGATAAAATATCTCACGTAATAAATATAGATGTACCTTCTTTTCCAGAGAATTATATGCACCGTATAGGTCGTAGTGGTCGTGCAGAGGAGAAAGGTAAAACAATCTTGTTCTACACAGAAAAAGAAAAGGACGATAAAGAAGCTATAGAAGCTTTAATGGACTATAAAATTCCAGAAATTCCTTTTCCAGAAGAAGTTGAAGTTTCTAATCAAAAAACACCTGAAGAGAAACCAGTTGTACGCGAGCTTTTTAATCCTCACAAAATTATTGAAGAAGAGCGAGGAGCTTCATTTCACGAAAAAAGTGAAAAGAATAAAAAAGTAAATTTAGGTGGAAGTTACCGTAGAGAAATTGCAAAAAAATATAAGAAACCTAAGACTCGCGGCGATAAAATAGCAAACAGACGTAGGAAAAAATAA
- a CDS encoding Lacal_2735 family protein, with translation MFGLFKKKSELDKLQVEYQKLMGDFHKLSKTDRSAADAAYAKAEEIGKKMDDLKKS, from the coding sequence ATGTTTGGATTATTTAAAAAGAAAAGTGAGCTAGATAAATTACAGGTAGAGTATCAAAAACTCATGGGAGATTTTCATAAACTCTCAAAAACAGATCGCTCTGCTGCCGATGCTGCTTATGCAAAAGCGGAAGAAATAGGTAAGAAGATGGATGATTTGAAGAAGTCTTAA
- a CDS encoding ABC transporter ATP-binding protein, which translates to MILSLKNVSKTYPNGVKALDNVTININAGMFGLLGPNGAGKSSMMRTIATLQSPDSGSIHLDGLDILNNKIEFRKTLGYLPQEFGVYPKMSAHDLLHYFASLKGITSKAERNAIVDKALEVTNLSDVRNKHVAGYSGGMKQRFGIAQLLLNDPKLIIVDEPTAGLDPAERHRFLNVLREIGTNHIVIFSTHIVDDVKELCTDMAILNGGKILAQATPKQMTAALAGKIWTTTVERDGIEKMQQDFNVISSNYNEDNKLNVRVYGEASPGDAFAKADPTLEDVYFTTLSNDRFIAATEIA; encoded by the coding sequence ATGATACTAAGCCTTAAAAATGTTTCTAAAACTTACCCTAATGGTGTAAAAGCGCTAGACAATGTTACTATAAATATAAACGCAGGGATGTTCGGCCTACTAGGGCCTAATGGTGCAGGAAAATCATCAATGATGCGTACCATTGCGACATTGCAATCACCAGATTCTGGAAGTATACATTTAGATGGTTTAGATATCTTAAATAATAAAATTGAGTTCAGAAAGACTCTAGGTTATTTACCACAAGAATTTGGAGTGTATCCTAAAATGAGCGCTCATGATTTATTACATTATTTTGCTAGTCTTAAAGGCATTACAAGCAAGGCAGAACGTAATGCTATCGTTGACAAAGCACTTGAAGTAACTAATTTAAGTGATGTACGCAATAAACACGTAGCAGGTTATTCTGGTGGTATGAAACAACGTTTCGGTATCGCGCAACTACTCTTAAACGATCCTAAATTAATCATTGTTGATGAGCCTACAGCAGGTCTTGATCCAGCTGAACGTCATCGATTTTTAAATGTACTACGTGAAATAGGAACTAATCATATCGTTATATTCTCTACACACATTGTTGATGATGTAAAAGAACTTTGTACTGATATGGCCATTCTTAATGGCGGTAAAATCCTAGCACAAGCAACACCTAAACAAATGACAGCAGCACTCGCTGGCAAAATATGGACCACTACTGTAGAGCGCGATGGAATCGAAAAAATGCAACAAGATTTCAATGTGATTTCTTCAAATTATAATGAAGATAATAAACTCAATGTACGTGTATATGGAGAAGCTTCTCCTGGTGACGCTTTCGCGAAAGCGGACCCAACACTAGAAGACGTGTACTTTACAACATTAAGTAACGACAGGTTTATTGCCGCAACAGAAATCGCTTAA
- a CDS encoding pyridoxal phosphate-dependent decarboxylase family protein, whose product MTYNQVYSSWRRLSKEAIDQHILEALSQNINYYDSLKMGVPASHLDKQEFAPDSQVLDGSTFLKTLINNPNHIGVHTDTDLSEPYFSGTQRLEAEVIKIIAQDILKAQPDSIDGYVSSGGTEGNIQAIWVYRNLFNETYGLEKDYSSIAILCSEDAHYSMDKASNLLNIKLVKVKVDSETRAIDSTDLKNRLDLLQSQGVDKLILVCNMMTTMFGSVDSLDDYMAVIAQYPSMTVKVHVDGAYGGFFLPFTNPDQPLTFNDDRIDSFTLDAHKMLQAPYGTGIFVIRKGLLKYSLTDSAQYVAGMDCTLVGSRSGANAISIYKILMNYGPYDWAERMLALAARTTRLKNHLLELNVRLIHFKDSNIITIHRDFISPMIALKYGLVPDNHNHPVWFKIVVMDHVKGDKITQFLNDFKSQKIE is encoded by the coding sequence GTGACTTACAATCAGGTTTATAGTAGTTGGAGACGTCTTTCTAAAGAAGCGATTGATCAACACATTCTAGAAGCGTTATCTCAAAATATCAATTATTATGATAGTTTAAAAATGGGTGTGCCCGCATCTCATCTTGATAAGCAAGAATTTGCACCAGATTCTCAAGTTCTCGATGGGTCTACATTTCTTAAAACTCTTATTAATAATCCTAATCATATAGGTGTACATACAGATACAGATTTATCAGAGCCTTATTTCTCTGGCACACAACGATTAGAAGCTGAGGTTATTAAAATTATTGCTCAGGATATTCTCAAAGCGCAACCAGATTCTATCGATGGTTATGTATCTTCAGGTGGTACTGAAGGTAATATACAGGCCATATGGGTATATCGTAACTTATTTAATGAGACCTATGGACTAGAAAAAGATTATAGTTCTATTGCCATATTATGTAGTGAAGACGCTCATTATAGTATGGATAAAGCAAGCAATCTGTTAAATATAAAACTCGTTAAAGTCAAGGTTGATTCAGAAACTAGAGCCATCGATTCAACAGATCTTAAAAACCGATTAGATTTATTACAATCACAAGGTGTTGATAAGTTGATATTAGTCTGCAACATGATGACGACTATGTTTGGTTCTGTAGATTCATTGGATGACTATATGGCTGTTATCGCACAGTATCCTTCCATGACGGTTAAAGTTCATGTAGACGGAGCATATGGTGGATTTTTCTTGCCATTTACAAATCCAGATCAACCATTAACTTTTAATGATGATCGTATTGATTCCTTTACACTAGATGCTCATAAAATGTTACAAGCCCCATACGGTACTGGGATTTTTGTGATTAGAAAAGGATTACTTAAATATAGTCTTACCGATAGTGCACAGTATGTAGCAGGAATGGATTGCACGCTAGTGGGAAGTCGTAGTGGTGCAAATGCGATAAGTATTTATAAAATATTAATGAATTACGGTCCTTATGATTGGGCAGAGCGCATGCTAGCCCTAGCAGCTCGCACGACTCGATTAAAAAATCATTTGTTAGAGCTTAATGTAAGACTCATTCATTTTAAGGATAGCAATATTATAACCATTCATCGTGATTTTATCTCACCTATGATTGCTCTTAAATACGGACTTGTGCCAGATAATCACAATCATCCAGTGTGGTTTAAAATTGTTGTAATGGATCATGTAAAAGGTGATAAAATCACTCAGTTTTTAAATGATTTTAAATCTCAAAAAATTGAATAG
- the rlmF gene encoding 23S rRNA (adenine(1618)-N(6))-methyltransferase RlmF — translation MHDNNLHKHGYDLDLLSESYPDLKPHFITKEDGYISIDFTNPASVLALNSALLKEHYGVNHWELPVDYLSPPIPSRVDYILHLADLVGEKNITGLDIGTGANMIYPILGTAIFNWKMVGSEVDEDSYAFAKALQEKITLPKSRKISNIKLRFQENRGSILKNIIKPQELYDFTMCNPPFYGSEDEAIKANQRKNKNLGNEVSERNFAGKSHELWCNGGEALFIKRLIKESVAFKSQVGWFTCLISRKENLPKLEKQLTKLKASYKIVPMNSGNKKSRFIAWKFDRKPTE, via the coding sequence ATGCATGATAATAATTTACACAAACATGGATATGATCTCGACTTATTATCAGAATCGTATCCAGACCTTAAGCCTCACTTCATCACAAAAGAAGATGGTTACATAAGTATAGACTTCACAAATCCAGCTTCAGTACTTGCTTTAAATAGTGCACTACTTAAAGAACACTATGGTGTGAATCACTGGGAATTACCGGTTGATTATTTGAGTCCACCTATACCTAGCCGTGTAGACTACATACTTCATTTAGCAGATCTAGTAGGAGAAAAAAATATTACAGGTTTAGACATAGGTACTGGAGCTAATATGATCTACCCTATTCTAGGTACTGCAATTTTCAATTGGAAAATGGTAGGTAGTGAGGTTGATGAGGACAGTTACGCTTTTGCGAAAGCGTTACAAGAAAAAATCACGCTGCCTAAATCACGTAAGATTTCTAATATCAAATTGAGATTTCAAGAAAATCGTGGTTCTATATTAAAGAACATCATTAAGCCTCAAGAGCTCTATGATTTTACTATGTGTAATCCACCTTTTTACGGTAGTGAAGATGAAGCTATTAAGGCCAACCAGCGTAAAAATAAAAATTTAGGAAACGAAGTAAGCGAGCGCAATTTTGCCGGTAAATCTCACGAATTATGGTGCAATGGTGGCGAGGCTTTATTTATAAAGAGATTGATCAAAGAAAGTGTTGCTTTTAAATCGCAAGTAGGCTGGTTTACCTGTTTAATATCTCGTAAAGAAAACTTACCTAAACTCGAGAAACAACTTACTAAATTAAAAGCGAGTTATAAAATAGTACCTATGAATAGTGGGAATAAAAAGAGCCGTTTTATCGCATGGAAATTTGATAGAAAACCTACAGAATAA
- a CDS encoding glyoxalase, which produces MQQNLATKSIRPFIGCNDYAESIAFYKAIGFQVTSIATNMSVCQLGNCSFYLQDSQVKDWIENTMLFLEVNDPAGFLSYLKSLDLKKQFPTIQLKGMVKYDWGQEFFLHDPSNILWHIGAFKE; this is translated from the coding sequence ATGCAACAAAATCTGGCAACGAAGTCTATACGACCCTTTATAGGCTGCAATGATTATGCAGAATCTATTGCTTTTTATAAAGCCATAGGATTTCAAGTGACTTCCATAGCGACTAACATGAGTGTTTGTCAACTAGGAAATTGTAGTTTCTATCTTCAAGACTCTCAGGTTAAAGATTGGATAGAAAACACGATGTTATTTCTTGAGGTTAATGATCCAGCAGGCTTTTTAAGTTACTTGAAGTCTCTAGATTTAAAGAAACAATTCCCTACCATTCAACTTAAAGGAATGGTGAAGTATGATTGGGGACAAGAGTTCTTTCTTCATGATCCTAGTAATATATTGTGGCATATAGGAGCTTTCAAAGAGTAA
- a CDS encoding DUF6263 family protein: protein MKKSLFFIAILFSIIATAQYEIVYNLEKGKSYPQNQVVTSEQQQVINGMPQEITTIITTETDYLVTDVKDGIYYIDIIIKKMSNETKTPMGTETITSDGPESNAMNTIFKNMIKEPIKITMNKHGEILSFDNSAQLEGLTNGVEMPQMQLLQVEAALKKEMSAEKQTANYQQLSAILPKEKVAVGDSWFQSITVNSIAAFEATSNFELESVNDNSYIISSTAIVKSPDNASTNLNGMKANYSLSGPSSGTYTIDKETGWITSASIRQELDGDIVIEKSDMMPQEMKMTMKTQTTTVIE from the coding sequence ATGAAAAAATCATTATTTTTTATTGCTATCCTTTTCAGCATTATAGCTACTGCACAATATGAAATAGTATACAACCTTGAAAAAGGAAAGTCTTATCCTCAAAATCAGGTCGTGACTAGTGAGCAACAGCAGGTTATTAATGGTATGCCGCAAGAAATCACAACCATCATTACTACAGAAACAGATTATCTTGTAACTGATGTGAAGGACGGTATTTATTACATTGACATTATTATTAAAAAAATGTCTAACGAGACTAAGACACCTATGGGCACAGAGACCATAACATCAGATGGTCCAGAATCTAATGCTATGAACACCATATTTAAAAATATGATTAAAGAACCTATAAAAATCACCATGAATAAACATGGCGAAATTTTAAGTTTTGACAATAGTGCACAATTGGAAGGTTTGACTAATGGTGTAGAAATGCCGCAAATGCAATTATTACAAGTAGAGGCAGCTTTAAAAAAAGAAATGAGCGCTGAAAAACAAACCGCAAATTACCAACAATTATCTGCAATTTTACCTAAAGAAAAAGTAGCTGTTGGTGATTCTTGGTTCCAATCGATAACCGTAAATTCTATTGCTGCTTTTGAGGCTACTAGTAATTTTGAATTAGAAAGCGTTAATGATAATTCATATATCATAAGCTCAACTGCAATTGTAAAATCGCCAGATAACGCAAGTACTAATCTTAACGGCATGAAAGCTAATTACAGCCTTTCTGGTCCTAGCTCTGGTACATACACTATCGATAAAGAAACAGGATGGATTACCAGTGCTTCTATAAGACAAGAATTAGATGGTGATATCGTAATTGAGAAATCTGATATGATGCCTCAAGAAATGAAAATGACGATGAAGACTCAAACAACAACAGTTATTGAATAA
- the argS gene encoding arginine--tRNA ligase, which yields MTLNNQLETAVKNAVEHLFSVSLENVEITLTRKDQNGDLTVMVFPMLRHIKGNPAVIGEQIGAELVKTDLITSYEVIKGFLNITVSHAIYLKDFNNILAAEDYGKTPIDASQSGVMVEYSSPNTNKPLHLGHVRNNLLGYSVAQIVEATGRKVNKTQIINDRGIHICKSMLAWERYGNGETPESTGLKGDKLVGNYYVKFDQEYKKEIADLIAAGKTEEEAKKEAPSLIAAQEMLRKWEQGDEAVVALWKKMNGWVYDGFETTYKNLGVDFDSLYYESNTYLLGKDVVQIGLDKGVFEKDPDGSVWIDLTDEGLDRKIVLRSDGTAVYMTQDIGTAIQRVKDYDINSMVYTVGNEQDYHFKVLFLILKKLGYDWAENLYHLSYGMVELPSGKMKSREGTVVDADELMEEMTDTAREIAQEQGKLEGMNDAEKERLYKMIGLGALKYFMLKVDPKKSMMFDPTESVDFQGNTGPFIQYTHARIKSILKKSAFETSDLKVATDLELTDKDVTVIKILQQYPETVHAAARNYSPALIANYVYELVKEFNSFYQNVPKIVEETSADMKQFRLALCFKTAAVIKSACGLLGIEVPEQM from the coding sequence ATGACGCTTAACAATCAACTGGAAACTGCTGTAAAAAACGCTGTAGAACACTTATTTTCTGTGAGTTTAGAAAATGTGGAAATCACGCTTACGCGAAAAGATCAAAACGGAGACCTTACGGTAATGGTATTTCCTATGTTAAGACATATCAAAGGCAATCCAGCTGTCATAGGTGAACAAATAGGTGCAGAGCTGGTCAAAACAGACCTCATTACTTCCTACGAAGTGATCAAAGGATTCTTGAATATCACTGTATCGCATGCCATTTATCTTAAGGACTTCAATAACATTCTAGCCGCTGAGGATTATGGAAAAACACCAATTGACGCCTCACAGTCTGGTGTGATGGTAGAGTATAGCTCGCCTAATACAAACAAGCCATTGCATCTAGGTCACGTGCGTAATAATTTATTAGGCTACTCAGTAGCCCAAATAGTAGAAGCAACAGGCCGTAAAGTAAATAAAACCCAGATCATTAATGACCGCGGAATTCACATCTGTAAGTCTATGCTGGCTTGGGAGCGATATGGTAATGGAGAAACTCCAGAATCTACCGGATTGAAAGGAGATAAACTGGTTGGGAATTACTATGTGAAGTTTGACCAAGAATATAAAAAGGAAATCGCTGACTTAATTGCTGCTGGTAAAACAGAAGAAGAAGCTAAAAAAGAAGCGCCATCACTCATCGCAGCTCAAGAAATGCTACGTAAATGGGAGCAAGGTGATGAAGCTGTAGTTGCTTTATGGAAAAAAATGAATGGTTGGGTATATGATGGTTTTGAAACCACTTATAAAAATCTAGGTGTTGATTTTGATAGTTTGTACTATGAAAGCAATACCTATTTATTAGGTAAAGATGTGGTGCAAATAGGTCTCGATAAAGGCGTATTTGAAAAAGATCCAGACGGCTCTGTATGGATAGATTTGACAGATGAAGGACTGGATCGCAAAATTGTATTACGATCTGATGGTACCGCAGTTTACATGACTCAAGATATAGGAACAGCTATACAACGTGTAAAAGATTACGACATCAATTCTATGGTGTATACCGTAGGTAATGAGCAAGATTATCACTTTAAGGTGCTTTTCTTAATTCTTAAGAAGCTGGGTTATGATTGGGCAGAGAATCTATATCATTTAAGTTACGGTATGGTAGAATTACCATCTGGTAAAATGAAATCTCGTGAAGGAACTGTAGTAGATGCTGACGAACTTATGGAAGAAATGACAGATACTGCTAGAGAGATTGCTCAAGAACAAGGCAAGCTAGAAGGTATGAATGATGCTGAAAAAGAGCGTCTTTATAAAATGATAGGTTTAGGAGCATTAAAATACTTTATGCTTAAAGTAGACCCTAAGAAAAGCATGATGTTTGACCCAACAGAATCGGTAGATTTTCAAGGAAATACAGGTCCATTTATTCAATATACTCATGCCCGTATCAAGTCAATCTTAAAGAAATCTGCTTTTGAAACAAGTGATTTAAAAGTGGCTACAGATTTAGAACTAACCGATAAAGATGTAACAGTCATTAAAATACTACAGCAGTATCCTGAAACGGTTCATGCCGCAGCGAGAAATTACAGTCCAGCACTAATCGCAAACTATGTTTATGAACTGGTAAAAGAATTTAATTCATTTTATCAGAACGTTCCTAAAATTGTAGAAGAAACTAGTGCAGATATGAAGCAGTTCCGTCTAGCATTATGTTTTAAAACTGCAGCCGTTATCAAATCAGCTTGTGGATTACTAGGAATAGAAGTTCCTGAGCAGATGTAA